One Mesoplodon densirostris isolate mMesDen1 chromosome X, mMesDen1 primary haplotype, whole genome shotgun sequence genomic region harbors:
- the XPNPEP2 gene encoding xaa-Pro aminopeptidase 2, giving the protein MAQAPWGCYPWLVLLCACAWGHPKSLDLREDVRNCSISPPYLPVTVVNTTAQLTALRQQMHTRNISAYIVPDTDAHMSEYIGDYDKRRAWITGFTGSAGIAVVTMGKAALWTDSRYWTQAERQMDCNWELHKEVGTTPVVTWLLTEIPVGGRVGFDPFLFSINSWESYNVALRDSDRELVSITVNLVDLLWGSERPPVPSEPIYALQEAFTGSSWQEKVSGIRSQMQKHREAPTAVLLSALDETAWLFNLRSSDIPYNPFFYSYTLLTDSSIRLFANKSRFSSETLQYLNSSCTRSMCVQLEDYGQVRDSVRAYTSGVVKIWIGTSYTSYGLYEVIPKEKLIADTYSPVMVTKAVKNSKEQTLLRASHVRDAVAVIRYLVWLEKNVPKGTVDEFSGAELLEKFRGEEEFFSGSSFETISASGLNAALAHYSPTKELHRKLSSDEMYLVDSGGQYWDGTTDITRTVHWGTPSAFQKEAYTRVLIGNIDLSRLVFPAATSGRMVEAFARRALWDVGLNYGHGTGHGIGNFLCVHEWPVGFQSGNIAMAKGMFTSIEPGYYQDGEFGIRLEDVALVVEAKTKYPGTYLTFEVVSLVPYDRNLIDVSLLSPEQLQYLNRYYQTIREKVGPELQRRQLLEEFSWLQQHTEPLVARAAPTASLAPLMTVSALTILSWSV; this is encoded by the exons CTTGTGCCTGGGGCCACCCAAAGTCACTGGACCTGAGAGAGGATGTGAGAAACTGTTCAATCAGCCCTCCG TACCTTCCAGTTACTGTGGTCAATACCACAGCACAGCTCACAGCCCTCCGCCAGCAGATGCACACCCGGAATATCTCTGCCTACATCGTCCCCGACACGGATGCCCACATG AGCGAGTACATCGGCGACTATGACAAGAGGCGTGCGTGGATTACAGGCTTTACAGGGTCTGCAG GAATCGCCGTGGTGACCATGGGGAAAGCCGCCCTCTGGACCGACAGCCGCTACTGGACCCAGGCTGAGCGACAGATGGACTGCAACTGGGAGCTCCATAAGGAAG TTGGCACCACTCCTGTTGTCACCTGGCTCCTCACCGAGATTCCTGTTGGAGGGCGTGTGGGCTTCGACCCCTTCCTCTTCTCCATCA ATTCCTGGGAGAGTTATAACGTGGCCCTCCGAGACTCTGACAGAGAGCTGGTGTCCATCACCGTCAACCTTGTGGACCTGCTGTGGGGGTCAGAGAGGCCTCCGGTGCCAAGTGAGCCCATCTATGCCCTGCAGGAGGCATTCACAG GAAGCAGCTGGCAGGAGAAAGTATCTGGCATCCGCAGCCAGATGCAGAAGCATCGTGAGGCCCCGACTGCCGTGCTTCTGTCTGCACTTGATGAGACGGCCT GGCTCTTCAACCTTCGCAGCAGTGACATCCCTTATAACCCCTTCTTCTATTCCTACACGCTGCTCACTGACTCCTCCATCAG GTTATTTGCGAACAAGAGTCGCTTTAGCTCCGAGACCCTGCAGTACCTGAACTCTAGCTGCACGCGTTCCATGTGTGTGCAACTCGAAGATTACGGCCAAGTCCGTGACAGCGTCCGGGCTTACACCTCAGGAGTCGTGAAGATCTGGATCGGGACCAGCTACACCTCGTATGGGCTCTATGAAGTGATACCCAAG GAGAAACTCATAGCAGACACGTACTCCCCAGTGATGGTAACCAAGGCGGTGAAAAACAGCAAGGAGCAGACCCTCCTCAGGGCCAGCCAT GTGCGGGACGCTGTGGCTGTGATCCGATACTTGGTCTGGCTGGAGAAGAACGTGCCCAAAGGCACCGTGGATGAGTTCTCAGGGGCAGAGCTGCTGGAGAAGTTCCGAGG AGAAGAAGAGTTCTTCTCCGGATCCAGTTTTGAAACCATCTCTGCTAGTGGCCTGAATGCTGCCCTGGCCCACTACAG ccccaccAAGGAGCTGCACCGCAAGCTGTCCTCAGATGAGATGTACCTGGTGGATTCCGGGGGACAATACTG GGACGGGACAACAGACATCACCAGAACAGTCCACTGGGGCACCCCCTCTGCTTTCCAAAAG GAGGCGTATACCCGCGTGTTGATAGGAAACATTGATCTCTCCAGACTCGTCTTCCCAGCTGCTACATCAG GGCGAATGGTGGAGGCCTTTGCCCGCAGAGCCCTGTGGGATGTTGGCCTCAATTATGGTCATGGGACAGGCCACGGCATTGGCAACTTCCTGTGTGTGCACGAAT GGCCAGTGGGATTCCAGTCTGGCAACATTGCCATGGCCAAGGGCATGTTCACTTCCATCG AGCCTGGTTACTATCAGGATGGAGAATTTGGGATCCGTCTTGAAGATGTGGCCCTCGTGGTAGAAGCAAAGACCAAG TACCCAGGGACCTACCTGACATTTGAAGTGGTGTCGTTGGTGCCCTATGACCGGAACCTCATCGATGTCAGCCTGCTGTCCCCCGAGCAG CTCCAGTACCTGAACCGCTACTACCAGACCATCCGCGAGAAGGTGGGCCCCGAGCTCCAGCGACGCCAGCTGCTGGAGGAGTTCTCCTGGCTGCAGCAGCACACGGAGCCCCTGGTCGCCAGGGCAGCGCCCACCGCCTCCTTGGCCCCTCTGATGACAGTCTCTGCTCTCACCATCCTCAGCTGGAGTGTCTAG